The stretch of DNA TAATcactttttattcttctttaatGCTTTGATTTTCCACagtttaagaatttaaaaagCCTAAATATGATGCTAATTAGATTCCTAAACAATGCTGTCACTAGACTTGACCAGTTTTTTTATCTTACATAATCATTACTTGTTTAAAGAACTGAACTTGTTGTAAGAGAAACGTACATAGAGAGAAAACAATAAGTAACAATAAAAACAGATGGGACTTTGAACACAATTTCAAGACtaacaaaaaagattttgagaaaTCAATACTAACCTGGTAAAGCAATAAAAGCATCAGAGTGTCTAGCCATCTCTGCTTTTCTTTGATGCATATCTGCAACTGCTCTTACTTCTCCTACTGTTTCACCGGTCAACtgccaaaattaaaaatattaactactaaTCTTGAAACTTTAAGCTAAATTAAAaggaacacaaaaaaaaaagcagcttTAGACTGTTCTATGACCAGAAGCAATGATGGCATTGTTAGCAAATTggcttattttaaaattcactCCAAGACTTTAGGTAAGAAGCActtcatcttatttttttcttaactgaaactgttttttttttttttgtttcaataagcAAACTTAAAAAGTTCAAACTTTCTTCCTCAGGGGTTATAGCAAGCGTACCTCTCTAGGCATCAGTGTCTTTGGAATCACTCTGTGGTGAAATGACAAGAATGATGAGCAAAAAGAGTCTTAGTAGGATGTTTTGATCGATTTTAATTGTATCATCCTTAAAAAGTCTCTGTTTAAGTGATTAGAAGAAGAATTTACCCAATAACATGACGACCACCATCATGAACAGCTTGTGAAACCAAACCCATCAAACCTATGCTTCCACCTCCATAGACTAGATCAATGTTCCTTAAAACCtgtaaaagcaaacaaaacagagaaacttAAAACCATTGTTCTCATTACAGATAATTTGAGAAATGAGCTAAGaagacaaatcaaaaccaagGATACTCTCTTTGTACTATCAAACTTGGAGACAAACATTCTCATTCGGAAATACGTGGGCTccaagatcataaaagattagaTATGTTaagaaaaggtgaaaaaaaagaatcctTTTTGAGTTATCAAAGAAGCACAAATTTATATCACATATTTTAAGAACGTTTTCAAAgtagagaaaacagaggaaatgcTCTGCATCTTtgcaaagagaacaaaaaaaaaacacacacaaacatattCACAAACATCTGGTGAACATAATAAACAGTAAAAACCCAAAGAACAGAGAAGAGAAGCGCACACAGAGAGAAATAACAACAAGATGTGTGTAAAGTAAGAATACCAATTCGTTGCCGAGATCAACAGCAGCATCTTGGTAACTGCTTCTGTTGCCTTGGCTGCTTCCACAGAACACACAGATTCTTCCGAACTTTGACTTTTGCATGGTTTCAGTGTTGACCTCCATTGATTACGATAAGCTcaaacttataaacaaaaaaaaaagtcgaaaCTTTTTTTACtctaatgaaaacaaaaacaaaacagttttGGGGTTTTTGTTAATGAAATCTCTCACTTGGGTTTTGCTTCCTTACAGAACATAAAGCGACATGTACAAATCGTACAAGtgtcaaagaagatgaagaagaagtgaaacttTAGAGAGTTGTGGTGTTTGTTTTGCCTACTAGATAAAGCTTTCAAGTTGGGGGATTGTTattatactactactagtactagttATTAGAACAGAGTGCGTTTTCTCGTcatgctctctctctcaatttttttaatggggTGAAAgagttttttgttcttttatattTGGGATTATTTTCACACGTGAGAGAATGTAGCACGCGCGTCGCAGCCACCCGTTCATGTTGGCACGCGTGGACcacttctttgtgtttttttgttgttggccAAAGTTCACTTATTATTAGTATGTATGCTTACCCCAATTTTCTTTGGATATATAGGGTATATAAAAATGTTCATCATCTACTTATTCACTCCAAAGACTTTGGAAccgaagaaaagaagaagaatcaaaatggGTATGGATCGGTGTTTAGGGAATTAGCCAAATTTATACTAATATGTAAGCTTACATATTAGAGAGATTTATGCAACCATGAATTTACCAAAgcttttaaagcttttttttagtttttgtatagAAGAAAAAGTATTCGATCTTTTAGAGAGATTTATATTGAATTAAActcatttttgaaattaaatttatatgataatcATAATCAGTCTCAGTCCATCCATAAGACAGcgaaaacatatgctttaggccacatcttatattctattttttggATTAGTTGTCAAGGAGTTTCTCTTAGCAAAATGGTTATGTAGCCTCTAAATGCATCTAAATTCCTGTTTTATAAAACACTACATATAAAAATTGCTTTAGGCCTCTATTTTCCTAAGAAtcataattcatatatatacatcaaaattaaaattaaaaaattataacaaaattagatgGATACTTGAAAATGAAATAATCCTTACATGTTTTTCTATATGTTTGTTATAAAACGATTTAAAACTTGTCGTGCCGAAGATAATGGGAAGtgacaaagaaaacatatttagatTAAAGAAACTGATTTAGATATAAAGCTACCTCACTTTTTGATTCCCTTTTTCTAGAACagaacaaatttttcattttttcgacagtcaaaataaataaaaatagaaatttcatTGTCAACATATATCTGAACATGTAAGATGGGTccaaatataatttactttCAACTCTCTAATATTTAAATGAAGGTGTGATCAAAACTAGTGATGAGTAAAGGAAGTGATACACAAACATGTAGCATATATACTccataacataacataatatGTATAACtagaggagatgatgatgtcTGGGTTATGGAGGAATGAGCCATTGATGATTATCAATGtagttttatataaataagaaacacaaaatgagttttatatatggcctttttttttaattatcaatgtaGTCTcgtttacatttcttttttaatacaTTTGATTATATTCtgcttttcttgcttttttttgttctaatgaTAATGGTTTCGTAGATATCAAAAGCTCTCTTGGC from Camelina sativa cultivar DH55 chromosome 9, Cs, whole genome shotgun sequence encodes:
- the LOC104711911 gene encoding cytokinin riboside 5'-monophosphate phosphoribohydrolase LOG4-like isoform X1 codes for the protein MEVNTETMQKSKFGRICVFCGSSQGNRSSYQDAAVDLGNELVLRNIDLVYGGGSIGLMGLVSQAVHDGGRHVIGVIPKTLMPRELTGETVGEVRAVADMHQRKAEMARHSDAFIALPDKSLKQFQKKGGYGTLEELLEVITWAQLGIHNKPVGLLNVDGYYNSLLSFIDKAVEEGFISPTARQIIISAPTAKDLVKKLEEYSPCHEIVATKLCWEIERIGYSSED
- the LOC104711911 gene encoding cytokinin riboside 5'-monophosphate phosphoribohydrolase LOG4-like isoform X2, whose amino-acid sequence is MEVNTETMQKSKFGRICVFCGSSQGNRSSYQDAAVDLGNELVLRNIDLVYGGGSIGLMGLVSQAVHDGGRHVIGVIPKTLMPRELTGETVGEVRAVADMHQRKAEMARHSDAFIALPGGYGTLEELLEVITWAQLGIHNKPVGLLNVDGYYNSLLSFIDKAVEEGFISPTARQIIISAPTAKDLVKKLEEYSPCHEIVATKLCWEIERIGYSSED